One Nodosilinea sp. FACHB-141 DNA segment encodes these proteins:
- a CDS encoding molybdenum cofactor guanylyltransferase, which produces MTFLATVILAGGRSSRMGRDKGLIPIGEETLIQRTCRIALQCTDRVSVVTPWPDRYRPTLPNAIGFIVETPSPGQAGTFQGPLMALITALNVLKTQPEPPKWVLVLACDMPNLSAAVLTAWRNQLAKLELQYLAYLPKRQHRWEPLCGFYRVAALDALEQYAATGERSLQAWLDQQAIAPIPDIDEAMFVNVNTPSELAEWQKTKDS; this is translated from the coding sequence ATGACCTTCCTGGCTACCGTGATTTTGGCGGGGGGCCGCAGCTCGCGGATGGGGCGCGACAAAGGCCTGATTCCAATTGGTGAAGAAACGCTGATTCAGCGCACCTGCCGGATTGCGCTGCAGTGTACCGATCGCGTGTCTGTCGTTACTCCCTGGCCCGATCGCTATCGCCCTACCTTGCCCAATGCGATCGGTTTTATCGTAGAAACTCCTAGTCCAGGCCAAGCCGGCACGTTTCAGGGGCCGCTGATGGCGCTCATAACAGCCCTAAACGTTCTAAAAACCCAACCAGAGCCACCCAAATGGGTGCTGGTCTTGGCCTGCGATATGCCCAACCTATCGGCAGCAGTACTGACGGCTTGGCGCAATCAATTGGCCAAACTGGAACTACAATACCTGGCCTATCTGCCCAAACGTCAGCACCGCTGGGAACCGCTGTGTGGGTTTTACCGGGTCGCCGCGCTGGATGCCTTAGAGCAGTATGCGGCGACCGGCGAGCGATCGCTGCAAGCCTGGCTCGATCAGCAGGCGATCGCCCCCATCCCCGACATTGATGAAGCTATGTTCGTCAACGTCAACACGCCCAGCGAGCTGGCCGAGTGGCAAAAAACCAAGGATTCCTAG
- a CDS encoding DUF167 domain-containing protein, which produces MTVLTVRVKPNAKQQKAVHLDDGSWLLHLKAPPQDGRANQELIVLLAQGLDIPKTQVHIRSGHTARIKRVEIDA; this is translated from the coding sequence ATGACGGTGCTGACGGTGCGGGTGAAACCCAACGCCAAGCAGCAAAAAGCCGTCCATCTCGACGATGGCAGCTGGCTACTCCACCTCAAAGCCCCACCCCAGGATGGTAGGGCCAACCAAGAGCTAATTGTCCTGCTGGCCCAAGGCTTGGATATTCCCAAAACTCAGGTACACATTAGGTCGGGACACACGGCCCGCATTAAGCGAGTCGAAATTGATGCGTAG
- the mtnA gene encoding S-methyl-5-thioribose-1-phosphate isomerase, which produces MAPSDTHVYPVVWQDDHLVLIDQRQLPERYNIVSIRRCDDVVRSLRSGIVQGGSAMGLAAAYGLYLGATEIHTDDPIAFWERLEAIGDQFKQTRPDKAHLQWAVDRMLAVAHHSSDAIEVVRGQLLAEAQAMQAEDFSLCHAIGDYGIAVLPQSPDKLTLLTHCNHGALATSGYGTSLGIMRSLWQAGRLERIYAAETRPTFQGSRLTAWECVQEGIPVTVVTDSMAAHCMQRGLIHGVLAGADRIAANGDTLSKIGTYSLALVAKAHNIPFVVAASASTIDLMIASGEGMAIAEHPPEEIYELGDRVTSPNGAEFYNPASDVTPAGLITAIVTEKGAFASHQLERVSQL; this is translated from the coding sequence ATGGCCCCTAGCGATACCCACGTTTATCCGGTGGTGTGGCAAGACGATCACTTGGTGTTGATCGACCAGCGGCAGCTGCCGGAGCGCTACAACATTGTGTCAATTCGCCGCTGCGACGACGTAGTGCGATCGCTCCGTTCTGGCATTGTCCAGGGCGGTTCGGCCATGGGGTTAGCGGCCGCCTACGGCCTTTACCTAGGGGCGACCGAGATTCACACCGACGACCCGATCGCCTTTTGGGAACGCTTGGAGGCGATCGGCGACCAGTTTAAGCAGACCCGGCCAGACAAGGCCCACCTGCAGTGGGCGGTAGACAGAATGCTGGCGGTGGCCCACCACTCCAGCGACGCCATTGAGGTGGTCAGGGGTCAGCTCTTGGCCGAGGCCCAGGCGATGCAGGCAGAGGATTTTAGCCTGTGTCACGCCATCGGCGACTACGGCATTGCGGTGTTGCCCCAGAGCCCGGATAAGCTAACTCTGTTGACCCACTGTAACCATGGAGCGCTGGCGACTTCGGGCTATGGCACGTCGCTGGGCATTATGCGATCGCTGTGGCAAGCAGGCCGCCTAGAGCGCATTTACGCTGCCGAAACCCGCCCCACCTTTCAAGGCTCGCGCCTCACCGCCTGGGAATGTGTGCAGGAAGGCATTCCGGTAACTGTAGTAACTGACAGCATGGCGGCCCACTGCATGCAGCGGGGGCTGATCCACGGGGTGCTGGCCGGCGCCGATCGCATTGCCGCCAACGGCGACACCCTCAGCAAAATTGGCACCTATAGCCTAGCCCTGGTGGCCAAGGCCCACAACATTCCGTTTGTGGTGGCAGCCTCGGCATCGACCATTGATCTCATGATCGCCAGTGGGGAAGGGATGGCGATCGCAGAACACCCCCCTGAGGAGATTTACGAACTGGGCGATCGCGTCACATCTCCCAACGGCGCAGAATTTTACAACCCCGCCTCAGACGTTACTCCAGCTGGTTTAATTACCGCGATCGTGACCGAAAAAGGAGCCTTTGCGTCTCATCAACTGGAGAGAGTCAGCCAGCTTTAG